Proteins from one Streptomyces sp. NBC_00390 genomic window:
- a CDS encoding response regulator transcription factor — protein MSAIRVVLADDERMVRTALRVILDAEPDLEVVGEAATGAEAVSVVRELRPDVVLMDVRMPEIDGIRASEQILGTLAEPPRIVVVTTFENDAYVYEALRAGAAGFLLKRAAVEELVQAVRLVARSDSLLFPAAVRSLAAEYGRREPAPAPAWAARLTEREAQVLRLMATGLTNAEIADRMGVGPATTKTHVASVLAKTGARDRTQAVIAAYETGFISPR, from the coding sequence ATGAGCGCGATCCGGGTGGTGCTCGCCGACGACGAGCGCATGGTCCGTACGGCGCTGCGCGTCATCCTCGACGCCGAGCCCGACCTCGAGGTCGTCGGCGAGGCGGCGACGGGCGCGGAGGCGGTGTCGGTGGTGCGCGAGCTGCGCCCGGACGTGGTCCTCATGGATGTGCGGATGCCGGAGATCGACGGCATCCGGGCGAGTGAGCAGATACTGGGCACGCTGGCGGAGCCTCCGCGGATCGTGGTGGTGACGACCTTCGAGAACGACGCGTACGTGTACGAGGCGCTGCGCGCCGGAGCGGCCGGGTTCCTGCTCAAGCGGGCCGCCGTGGAGGAACTGGTGCAGGCGGTCCGGCTGGTCGCGCGCAGTGACTCGCTGCTCTTCCCCGCGGCCGTGCGCTCGCTTGCCGCCGAGTACGGCCGCCGCGAGCCCGCCCCGGCCCCTGCGTGGGCCGCGCGGCTGACCGAGCGGGAGGCACAGGTGCTGCGGCTGATGGCGACCGGCCTGACGAACGCGGAGATCGCCGACCGGATGGGGGTGGGTCCCGCGACCACCAAGACGCATGTGGCATCGGTGCTGGCGAAGACGGGCGCCCGGGACCGTACACAGGCGGTGATCGCGGCGTACGAGACGGGGTTCATCTCGCCCCGCTGA
- a CDS encoding sensor histidine kinase, translated as MAGRALFGVRARLRWVHLVLGGALLMPFWLVGTVVVGPVVGADGVFSESPALQFGAYAVALPLAAIAAALFPLTRPLSVSVARALTGVPAERFAEGPARSRAARVRTSAWFTLHAGLGALVSGASLALPPFAVSLMLVPFFPGLRDSLRLSGHQAWQLALLPAAGIGMLLALAACSAAAGALLARRAPLLLGPTPADRLAAAERRATELAERNRLARELHDSVGHALSAVTLQAGAARKVLDTDVEFVREALAAIEETARRTVGELDSVLGLLRQDDDAGGPPVTTGPALDSLDGLLSRSGVPVSLDVDGELAAVPAAVSREAYRIVQEGLSNALRHAGRSPVSLWITVHGKKVEVTMENPLPDQAPVVRPGGGRGVRGITERAALLGGRAEAGPDGAVWRLSARLPLDGRR; from the coding sequence GTGGCCGGCCGGGCCCTGTTCGGGGTCCGGGCGAGGCTCCGCTGGGTTCATCTGGTGCTCGGCGGGGCGCTGTTGATGCCGTTCTGGCTGGTGGGCACCGTGGTGGTGGGACCCGTTGTCGGCGCGGACGGCGTGTTCTCCGAGTCGCCCGCTCTGCAGTTCGGCGCGTACGCCGTCGCCCTGCCGCTCGCGGCGATCGCGGCCGCCCTGTTCCCGCTCACCCGACCGCTGTCCGTAAGTGTGGCCCGAGCACTGACGGGGGTGCCGGCCGAGCGGTTCGCGGAGGGGCCCGCGCGCAGCAGGGCGGCGCGGGTACGGACCTCTGCCTGGTTCACGCTCCATGCGGGGCTCGGCGCCCTGGTCAGCGGGGCTTCCCTCGCCCTGCCGCCGTTCGCGGTGAGCCTGATGCTGGTGCCGTTCTTCCCCGGACTGCGGGACTCGCTCCGGCTGTCCGGCCACCAGGCCTGGCAGCTGGCCCTGCTCCCGGCCGCCGGAATCGGAATGCTGCTCGCGCTCGCGGCCTGCTCGGCGGCGGCCGGGGCCCTGCTCGCCCGCCGGGCGCCGCTGCTGCTCGGCCCGACTCCCGCGGACCGGCTGGCGGCGGCCGAACGACGGGCCACCGAACTCGCCGAACGCAACCGTCTCGCCCGCGAGTTGCACGACAGCGTCGGCCATGCCCTCAGCGCCGTCACCCTGCAGGCGGGCGCGGCCCGCAAGGTGCTGGACACCGATGTGGAGTTCGTGCGGGAGGCGCTGGCCGCGATCGAGGAGACCGCGCGGCGCACCGTGGGCGAACTGGACTCCGTACTGGGCCTGTTGCGCCAGGACGACGACGCGGGCGGCCCGCCGGTCACCACCGGCCCCGCCCTGGACTCGCTGGACGGTCTGCTGTCACGCAGCGGTGTGCCGGTCTCGCTCGACGTCGACGGCGAGCTCGCGGCCGTGCCCGCTGCCGTCTCCCGCGAGGCGTACCGCATCGTCCAGGAGGGGCTGAGCAACGCCCTGCGGCATGCCGGGCGGTCCCCCGTATCCCTGTGGATCACCGTGCACGGCAAGAAGGTGGAGGTCACGATGGAGAATCCGCTGCCCGACCAGGCACCGGTCGTACGCCCGGGCGGCGGCCGCGGGGTGCGCGGCATCACCGAGCGGGCCGCGCTGCTCGGGGGGCGGGCCGAGGCCGGCCCCGACGGCGCGGTGTGGCGGCTGTCCGCGCGGCTGCCCCTGGACGGTCGGCGATGA
- a CDS encoding penicillin-binding transpeptidase domain-containing protein: MNKTIRRAAVFSLLLVLALLVRATWVQAYDAKALADNEHNQRNVIARYAQPLGGIVVAGSEVTGSKRTKGSNLAYKRTYTDGALYAAVTGYSSQAFGATQLEGIYSGVLDGTDNRLKNPVDVLTGKQQQPGDVVTTIDPSVQKAGFTALGDTKGAAVAMDPKTGEILGMVSTPSYDPSAISSTTDGDAWSELLADKDQPLLNRALRQPLAPGSTFKLVVAAAALEDGLYDSADEKTESPDPYRLPGSTRALENENPSAPCENATIRTALQFSCNNVFGKMAVDLGQEKVRAMAEKFGFNDAEQDVPVRATASLYPSGMDEAGTALTGIGQYDVTATPLQMSMVSAALANDGVLATPHMVSKVVDADGDTLESYGDGDGRRIVSSSTAEQLRSAMVTVVEEGTGSNARISGAEVGGKTGTAQRGENNSKTPYAWFTSYGKDPNTGKEVAVAVVVEDSGAARSEVSGNGLAAPIAQKMMQAALD, from the coding sequence ATGAACAAGACGATCAGGCGCGCCGCCGTCTTCAGTCTGCTGCTGGTGCTCGCCCTGCTGGTGCGGGCGACCTGGGTGCAGGCGTACGACGCCAAGGCCCTCGCCGACAACGAGCACAACCAGCGGAATGTCATCGCGCGGTACGCGCAGCCGCTGGGCGGCATCGTCGTGGCCGGCTCCGAGGTCACCGGGTCGAAGCGGACGAAGGGCAGCAATCTCGCGTACAAGCGCACCTACACCGACGGCGCGCTGTACGCGGCCGTCACCGGCTACAGCTCGCAGGCGTTCGGCGCCACCCAGCTCGAAGGCATCTACTCCGGGGTGCTGGACGGGACCGACAACCGGCTGAAGAACCCTGTGGACGTGCTCACCGGCAAGCAGCAGCAGCCCGGCGATGTGGTGACCACCATCGACCCCTCCGTCCAGAAGGCCGGTTTCACGGCACTCGGCGACACCAAGGGCGCGGCCGTCGCGATGGACCCGAAGACCGGCGAGATCCTCGGCATGGTCAGCACCCCCTCGTACGACCCCTCGGCCATCAGCTCCACGACGGACGGCGACGCATGGAGCGAGCTGCTGGCGGACAAGGACCAGCCGCTGCTCAACCGGGCGCTGCGCCAGCCGCTGGCGCCCGGCTCGACGTTCAAGCTGGTGGTCGCGGCGGCCGCGCTGGAGGACGGTCTGTACGACTCGGCCGACGAGAAGACCGAGAGCCCGGACCCGTACCGGCTGCCCGGCTCGACGCGGGCCCTGGAGAACGAGAATCCGTCCGCGCCCTGCGAGAACGCCACCATCCGCACGGCCCTGCAGTTCTCCTGCAACAACGTCTTCGGCAAGATGGCCGTCGACCTGGGCCAGGAAAAGGTCCGCGCGATGGCCGAGAAGTTCGGGTTCAACGACGCCGAGCAGGATGTGCCGGTCCGGGCGACGGCCAGCCTCTACCCGTCGGGGATGGACGAGGCGGGGACGGCGCTGACGGGCATCGGCCAGTACGACGTGACGGCCACCCCGCTGCAGATGTCCATGGTGTCGGCGGCGCTCGCCAACGACGGCGTGCTGGCCACGCCGCACATGGTCTCCAAGGTCGTGGACGCGGACGGCGACACCCTGGAGTCGTACGGAGACGGGGACGGCCGGCGGATCGTGTCGTCCTCGACCGCCGAGCAGTTGCGCAGCGCGATGGTGACGGTCGTCGAGGAGGGCACGGGCTCCAACGCCCGGATCTCCGGCGCCGAGGTCGGCGGCAAGACGGGCACGGCCCAGCGCGGCGAGAACAACAGCAAGACGCCGTACGCCTGGTTCACGTCATACGGCAAGGACCCGAACACCGGCAAGGAGGTGGCCGTCGCGGTGGTCGTCGAAGACTCCGGCGCGGCCCGCTCCGAGGTCAGCGGCAACGGTTTGGCGGCCCCGATCGCACAGAAGATGATGCAGGCGGCGCTGGACTGA
- a CDS encoding NCS2 family permease, with protein sequence MTAKIDHFFQVSARGSTYAREIRGGFATFFTMAYILVLNPIILSSTTDKFGNRLSDVEVATVTALVAAVMTAIMGLGGNLPLAVAAGLGLNAVVAFQIAPLMSWPDAMGLIVIEGLLICVLVVTGLREAVMHAIPPSLKQAISVGIGVFIAFIGFIDAGFATRIPGEQGTVPVQLGLNGQLSGWPVLVFCIGVLLTISLMARRTRGAILVSIVVTTVLAIVVNEIATIDPRAWGLTVPAVPESVVAAPEFGLVGAFSLFGAFEQVGVITIVLLVFTLLLSDFFDTMGTVVGVSNEAGLLDEKGDVPNLGRVLLIDGAAAVAGGAASASSNTSYIESAAGVGEGARTGLASVVTGALFALALFLTPLATVVPAQAAAPALVAVGFLLMAQVRHIDWERYEVAIPAFLTIVVMPFTYSITNGIGAGFIAYVVIKTVLGKAREVHWLLWGTAALFLVYFAIDPVEQLFGVK encoded by the coding sequence ATGACAGCCAAGATCGACCATTTCTTCCAGGTCAGCGCCCGGGGTTCGACCTACGCCCGTGAGATCCGAGGCGGCTTCGCCACGTTCTTCACGATGGCCTACATCCTGGTCCTCAACCCGATCATCCTCAGCAGCACCACCGACAAGTTCGGCAACAGGCTCTCCGACGTCGAAGTGGCCACCGTCACCGCCCTGGTGGCCGCCGTGATGACCGCGATCATGGGACTCGGCGGCAATCTGCCCCTCGCCGTCGCCGCCGGCCTCGGTCTCAACGCCGTCGTCGCCTTCCAGATCGCGCCCCTGATGAGCTGGCCGGACGCGATGGGCCTGATCGTCATCGAGGGCCTGCTCATCTGCGTCCTGGTCGTCACCGGGCTGCGTGAGGCCGTCATGCACGCGATCCCCCCGTCGCTCAAGCAGGCCATCAGCGTGGGCATCGGCGTGTTCATCGCGTTCATCGGCTTCATCGACGCGGGCTTCGCCACCCGGATCCCCGGCGAGCAGGGCACCGTCCCCGTTCAGCTCGGCCTGAACGGGCAGTTGTCCGGCTGGCCGGTCCTGGTCTTCTGCATCGGCGTACTGCTCACCATCTCCTTGATGGCCCGCAGGACGCGCGGCGCGATCCTCGTCTCCATCGTCGTCACGACCGTCCTGGCCATCGTCGTCAACGAGATCGCCACCATCGACCCGCGTGCCTGGGGACTGACCGTCCCTGCCGTACCCGAGAGCGTCGTGGCCGCACCCGAGTTCGGTCTCGTCGGAGCCTTCAGCCTTTTCGGCGCGTTCGAGCAGGTCGGTGTCATCACCATCGTGCTGCTCGTCTTCACGCTGCTCCTCAGCGACTTCTTCGACACCATGGGCACGGTCGTCGGCGTCTCCAACGAGGCCGGCCTCCTCGACGAGAAAGGCGATGTCCCCAACCTCGGCCGCGTCCTGCTGATCGACGGCGCCGCCGCCGTGGCGGGCGGTGCGGCCTCGGCGTCGTCCAACACCTCGTACATCGAGTCGGCGGCCGGGGTGGGCGAAGGCGCCCGCACCGGGCTCGCGTCCGTGGTCACCGGCGCCCTGTTCGCCCTTGCGCTCTTCCTCACCCCGCTCGCCACCGTCGTCCCCGCCCAGGCCGCCGCCCCGGCGCTGGTCGCCGTCGGCTTCCTGCTGATGGCACAGGTGCGGCACATCGACTGGGAGCGGTACGAGGTCGCCATCCCCGCCTTCCTCACGATCGTCGTGATGCCGTTCACGTACTCCATCACCAACGGCATCGGCGCGGGTTTCATCGCCTACGTCGTCATCAAGACCGTGCTGGGCAAGGCGCGTGAGGTGCACTGGCTGCTGTGGGGCACTGCGGCGCTGTTCCTCGTCTACTTCGCCATCGACCCCGTCGAGCAGCTGTTCGGCGTCAAGTAG